One genomic window of Coffea eugenioides isolate CCC68of chromosome 1, Ceug_1.0, whole genome shotgun sequence includes the following:
- the LOC113783413 gene encoding probable NOT transcription complex subunit VIP2, whose product MSGLLNSSLNGSASNIPDSSGRSFTTSFSAQSGAASPVFHHTGGIQGLHNMHGSFNVPNIPGTLGSRNTTMSNVPSSGVQQSAGNLSSGRFTSNNIPVALSQISHGSSHGHSGMTNRGGMSVVGSPGYSSSTNGVGGSIPGILPTSAAIGNRNPVPGLGVSPLLGNAGPRITSSVGNIVGVGNIGRSMSSAGGLSMPGLASRLNLTANSGSGNLNVQGPNRLMSGVLQQASPQVISMLGNSYPSAGGPLSQNHVQAVNNLNSMGMLNDVNSNDGSPFDINDFPQLSSRPSSAGGPQGQLGSLRKQGLGPIVQQNQEFSIQNEDFPALPGFKGGNADYGMDLQQKEQVHDNAVSLMQPQQFSMGRSAGFNLGAAYSSHRPQQQQHTPSVSSSGVSFSNLNNQDLLHLHGSDMFPLSHSNYHQQTSGHPGIGLRPLNSQNTVSGIGSYDQLIQQYQQHQNQSQFRLQQLSSVSQPYRDQGLKSMQASPTAPDPFGLLGLLSVIRMSDPDLTSLALGIDLTTLGLNLNSTENLHKTFGSPWSDEPAKGDPEFTVPQCYYAKQPPPLTQAYFAKFQLDTLFYTFYSMPKDEAQLYAANELHNRGWFFHKELRLWFTRAPNVEPLVKTNSYERGSYISFDPNTWETIRKDNFVLHYELLEKRPTLPQH is encoded by the exons ATGTCAGGGTTACTTAAT TCATCGTTGAACGGATCAGCATCAAATATTCCTGACAGCTCTGGGCGGTCGTTTACAACGTCTTTCTCTGCTCAATCCGGTGCAGCCTCCCCTGTTTTTCATCATACAG GAGGTATTCAGGGACTGCATAATATGCATGGAAGTTTTAATGTTCCCAACATTCCTGGCACACTTGGTTCAAGAAACACAACAATGAGTAATGTGCCATCAAGCGGGGTTCAGCAATCTGCTGGTAACCTCTCTAGCGGACGTTTCACATCAAACAACATTCCGGTTGCTCTCTCACAG ATATCTCATGGCAGTTCTCATGGCCATTCAGGGATGACAAATAGGGGTGGCATGAGTGTCGTTGGAAGTCCTGGATACAGTAGTAGCACAAATGGTGTTGGTGGTTCTATTCCAGGGATTCTCCCAACTTCTGCAGCTATTGGTAATCGTAATCCTGTCCCTGGATTGGGGGTGTCTCCATTATTAGGAAATGCTGGGCCACGAATTACAAGCTCTGTGGGTAACATTGTTGGTGTGGGCAACATTGGACGGAGTATGAGTTCTGCTGGAGGATTGTCTATGCCTGGTCTTGCTTCTCGCCTGAATTTGACTGCCAACAGCGGTTCTGGAAATCTAAATGTCCAGGGACCAAATAGGCTAATGAGTGGTGTTCTCCAACAAG CTTCTCCACAGGTCATTTCTATGCTAGGAAATTCCTACCCTTCTGCTGGTGGCCCACTTTCTCAAAACCATGTACAAGCGGTGAATAATCTAAATTCAATGGGGATGTTGAATGATGTAAATTCGAATGATGGTTCTCCATTTGACATTAATGATTTCCCTCAACTGTCCAGCCGCCCTAGTTCTGCTGGAGGGCCTCAGGGACAATTGG GATCGTTGCGCAAACAAGGTCTTGGTCCTATAGTTCAACAAAATCAGGAGTTCAGCATTCAAAATGAAGACTTTCCTGCTTTACCAGGATTTAAAG GTGGAAATGCAGATTATGGGATGGATCTACAGCAGAAAGAACAAGTCCATGACAATGCTGTTTCTCTGATGCAACCTCAGCAATTTTCT ATGGGAAGATCTGCTGGTTTCAACCTAGGGGCCGCATACTCATCCCACCGTCCACAACAGCAGCAACATACTCCCTCTGTGAGTAGCAGTGGTGTCtccttttcaaatttaaataacCAGGATCTACTCCATCTGCATGGATCAGATATGTTTCCCTTGTCCCATTCAAACTATCACCAGCAG ACAAGTGGTCACCCTGGCATAGGATTACGGCCTCTTAATTCCCAGAATACAGTTTCTGGTATAGGATCTTATGACCAGCTTATCCAGCAATACCAACAGCACCAGAATCAGTCGCAGTTCCGTCTGCAGCAATTGTCTTCTGTAAGCCAACCATACAGGGATCAAGGACTGAAGTCCATGCAAGCCTCACCAACTGCTCCTGACCCATTTGGTTTGCTTGGTTTACTAAGTGTTATAAGAATGAGCGATCCTGATCTGACATCTCTTGCACTTGGAATTGATCTAACGACTCTTGGATTGAATTTGAACTCTACTGAAAATCTTCACAAAACATTTGGTTCTCCATGGTCTGATGAACCTGCCAAAGGAGATCCAGAGTTCACTGTGCCACAGTGTTACTATGCAAAACAACCTCCCCCACTAACT CAAGCTTACTTTGCAAAATTTCAGTTAGATACATTGTTCTACACATTCTACAG CATGCCAAAAGATGAAGCTCAGTTGTATGCAGCCAACGAATT GCATAATCGAGGCTGGTTCTTTCACAAAGAACTTAGATTATGGTTTACAAGGGCTCCTAACGTGGAGCCTCTTGTCAAGACAAATTCATACGAGAGAGGATCCTATATTTCCTTTGATCCAAACACATGGGAGACGATTCGCAAG GATAATTTTGTACTCCACTATGAATTGTTGGAGAAGAGACCGACTCTACCGCAACATTGA
- the LOC113750676 gene encoding putative leucine-rich repeat receptor-like protein kinase At2g19210, with the protein MASHLILLLVLGLCFFSVTADVFESIDCGSSDLTYTDENSIVWTGDDSFISNGLPQAVQTNNSISQVMDTLRVFTSRKKNCYSIQADKGGRVLVRASFYYGNYDQKSSPPTFDLQFDGNDWATVQTMIDQVVYYEVIYVVKGDSTSICLAQTKPDQFPFISALEFRSLGSTMYNQVDINHALLLKRRVAYGTNQTVRYVDDPYDRIWNPMDGGNGLISVASDAILVNAEGGDNPPEQVLRNAVTTSNVSEFIQLGTGFPPVEVPVYINMYFSEVTQLDSTQKRSFRVFNNNQSSSDPILPPYGNFSEIYFSNITVSSNTTFYLESTAGSTLPPLINAMEVFFISDALTDGTNSNDVEGLASLQNSFDALQDWSGDPCLPAPYSWDWVNCTSDATPRITALNLGSFGLSGTLPDFSSMGSLEIIDLHNNSLDGPIPDFLGAFPNLKQLNLGDNQFSGPIPASLSKKNGLNLVVTGNPDLCTSGKSCQSAPTATSGSPAARSSRGGKKKKSSKVPVVVGVTVPVFVLIWAVVGVLAILHHKRKSAAIAAVSAGQNGNGGANTPNGAAINPQMIGKIGMAVMNEFKVNVDEQGTFSENTSSTNGTTQQA; encoded by the exons ATGGCAAGCCATCTGATTTTGCTTCTCGTCTTAGGACTTTGCTTCTTCTCAGTCACCGCGGATG TGTTTGAGAGCATTGATTGTGGATCATCTGACCTTACTTACACGGATGAGAACTCGATAGTCTGGACGGGAGATGATAGCTTCATCAGCAACGGGTTGCCACAGGCGGTGCAGACTAACAACTCCATATCCCAGGTTATGGACACGCTCAGGGTGTTCACTAGCAGAAAAAAGAATTGTTACTCCATCCAAGCTGACAAGGGCGGAAGAGTTCTTGTTCGTGCAAGTTTTTACTACGGAAACTATGACCAGAAATCTTCCCCTCCTACTTTTGATCTTCAATTTGATGGGAACGATTGGGCCACTGTACAGACCATGATTGACCAAGTTGTTTATTACGAGGTAATTTACGTTGTCAAGGGGGACAGCACCAGCATTTGTCTTGCTCAAACCAAGCCTGATCAGTTTCCCTTCATCTCAGCACTTGAATTCCGTAGCTTGGGTTCAACCATGTATAATCAAGTTGATATCAACCATGCTTTGCTTTTGAAGAGGAGGGTTGCTTATGGTACGAACCAAACCGTCAG GTACGTAGATGATCCCTATGACAGAATATGGAACCCGATGGACGGTGGGAACGGATTAATTTCTGTAGCAAGTGATGCCATTCTAGTTAATGCTGAAGGAGGAGATAATCCTCCAGAACAAGTGTTAAGGAACGCGGTCACTACATCCAATGTATCTGAATTCATACAACTAGGCACCGGATTTCCTCCTGTTGAAGTTCCAGTTTACATCAACATGTATTTTTCTGAAGTTACTCAGCTCGACTCAACTCAAAAGCGATCCTTTAGAGTCTTCAACAATAACCAATCTTCCTCCGATCCCATTTTGCCACCTTATGGCAATTTCTCAGAAATCTATTTTAGCAACATCACAGTTTCCTCCAACACAACATTTTACTTGGAATCCACGGCTGGCTCGACACTTCCACCTCTAATTAATGCCATGGAAGTATTTTTCATCAGCGACGCGCTAACGGATGGAACTAACAGCAACGATG tgGAAGGCCTAGCTTCGCTGCAAAATTCTTTTGATGCATTACAAGATTGGAGCGGTGATCCGTGTCTCCCAGCTCCATATTCATGGGATTGGGTCAATTGTACAAGTGATGCTACACCTCGCATAACAGCATT GAATTTAGGTAGCTTTGGTCTGTCAGGGACCCTTCCAGACTTTAGTTCCATGGGCAGTCTCGAGATCAT TGATTTGCACAATAACAGCCTGGATGGACCAATTCCTGATTTTCTTGGCGCATTCCCAAACCTTAAACAATT GAATTTGGGCGATAACCAGTTCAGCGGCCCAATACCTGCCTCGCTGTCAAAGAAGAACGGCTTAAATTTAGT GGTGACGGGCAATCCTGACTTGTGCACCTCTGGCAAATCGTGCCAAAGTGCTCCCACGGCTACGTCAGGGAGTCCGGCAGCCAGGTCCTCTAGGGGTggcaagaagaagaaaagcagcAAGGTACCTGTGGTAGTTGGAGTCACGGTTCCGGTTTTCGTTCTCATCTGGGCTGTAGTTGGTGTTCTTGCTATATTACATCATAAGCGAAAATCAGCTGCAATTGCTGCAGTCTCCGCAG GTCAAAATGGAAATGGTGGAGCTAATACGCCCAATGGGGCAGCAATAAATCCTCAAATGATTGGTAAAATTGGCATGGCTGTTATGAACGAGTTCAAAGTGAATGTGGACGAACAGGGCACTTTTTCAGAGAATACTAGCAGTACCAATGGAACAACGCAACAGGCCTGA